The DNA window CAGAACGTTTTGGGCGAGGCGTCGAAAATGAACGATCCCAATAAGaaggaaataacattaaaaggaGACTTTGCGAggattttcaattgttttttaaCACCGGAAGTTGGCGACAATTCCCGAGAGGTACCATGCGTATTAGCTAATAATACATTGGACGGtgttttgaaatagtttttaaacCAGATTTCCATGACCATTCGCTGGCAATAGCAAGAAATTAATGACGTAATACTGTTAACTTTACTAAAAGGCATTCAAAACGAGAATTCTGTAGCCATTCGCCAAGCGAaccgaatatttataataaacacaTTAGCATCTTCACTGCATTTTAACCCAAGAATTCTAATTActcttgaaaatatattgaaggactctcgaaatttttttttttattttattttattataatacgtGAAGCGAAAGGACAAGACGGCCTAATGCTTCTGTTTGGTGTCTGAGATTTCGGGGTCATGTTGTTTACCCCAAGCATCAGCCTCTGTGGGCTTTGTCCGACAGGGTTTGACTTCCTGTGTTGGTCAACCGTTCAAGATATtatcagaaatacacacacactcatatccatgtttatacatatacacatataaacacacatacatacatatatataaacatataatatacatacatatatacaatatatatatacagtatatgtatgtatatatatatatatatatatatatatatatatatatatatatatatatatatatatatatatatatatatatatatatatatgtgtgtgtgtgtgtgtgtgtgtgtgtgtgtgtgtgtgtgtgtggagtctactggtcactttttaccacatacatttgtaattgtaatatacaatgccctcttaacttctcgaattcttcgcgcttttctgaatacgcttgtcactacaaagccttcagacccaagtgcaagaaatatgaagatattacgatgtccggtcgcgggaaacgaacctaggtgtgattatggaacccgggttcgtttcccgcgacagGACATCataaatatcttcatatttcttgcacttagatcttagggcattgtagtggcaagcgtatccaaaaagcgcgaagaattcgagaggttaagagggcagctattacaattacacacatttcggctattacaattacacacatacattcatacatacatacatacgtatatatatatatatatatatatatatatatatatatatatatatatatatatatatatatatatatatatatatataaatgagccgAATggcttgttaatatatatttgatctctctctctctctctctctctctctctctctctctctctcttcgcacaCGTGTTTTCAAATGGGCCGAAGTGTGGCTAattttaccgagagagagagagagagagagagagagagagagagagagagagagagagagagagagttatgccaATCAGGGTTTGTTGTACAGTAGTCTGGACATACCGACATAACATATAAGTCACAATTTCATGTATCACTCCCACTGGAGGTGCCATAGTGACGTGAGTAGAAGTTAGAGGAGTTTCCCAAGAAAATCAAATGGCTTTAATGGGTAAAATATTGGCCACAAATTCATAGATGGTGAAGCAGCATAATCTACCAACATCAGCTATTCTGAAACTCAATTACAAgagcataaacaagtaaaaaatgcgccgaagtcgcaggccaccgaaaatagatctatctttcggtggtctcggtataatgctgtgtgagccgcggcccatgaaactttaactaaggcccggtggtggcctgtcttacatcgttgacagacgcacgattatggctaaatttaaccttaaatataataaaaactactgaggctagagggctgcaatttggtatctttgatgagtggagggttgtgatcaacataccgatttgaagcgctctagcctcagtagtttttcagatctgagggcggacagaaaaagtgcggatagaaaaagtgcggatagaaaaagtacggacagaataaagtgcggacggacagacaaagccatctcaaaagttttcttttacagaaaactaaaaagataaaagaaaagttcAGCAGATAATGAAAAGATCTGAAGCCGAAGCGAAGGAAAATGCCGCACTTGACACAGGAGACGACAAGCAGCGTCGGGAACTGCAACAGAAAAGGAGATGGATGTTTGCAAACAATTTTCCCCGTGATCATTGCGAGGAAAATTggaggacattttttttcttagagaaacTCACACTCCGTGAAATTGCAGAGAAATCCATCAGTGGCAACTCATTTCCTGTTAGCCAattgttttgttgtcttttttttttttttttatttagtggcgTGATCATCACTCAGTTCCTTAATTGGTTCTGACGTGAAGAGATCCATTAACTACCGTCAGCATAGTTGGTTTAGATACTTCGAAGAGATTGGTCAGTCACGTTTCTCTTATCTGTTGGCTTGAAAGAGTCCAGGGGGCTATACTAAGCCTCTCCAATCTTTttaacaactattttttttttttagttttctgtaaagaaaactgttgtgccggctttgtctgtccgtccgcactttttctgtccaccctcagatcttaaaaattgctagggctacagggctgcaaattggtacgttgatcatccaccctccaatcatcaaacatgccaaattgcagccctctggcctcagtagtttatattttcttcgaggttagagttagccataatcgtgcttctggcaagatatagcatacgccaccaccgggacgtggttaaagtttcatgggccgcggctcatacagcattataccaagatcaccgaaagatagacctattttcggtggccttgattatacgctgtagcggctgtacagaaaactctactgcGCTGAAGAAaatcggcgcatttttcacttgttctttaTAATGTCAGCAGATTATTAAGAAGCTCCTCAGGGAGGAATATTGTTAGCTGAAGGTGCCTGAGACAACTtcatccaccctctctctctctctctctctctctctctcaagcacaaacctacgcacgcacacatacaagcaAGAAGGCTTGCATTCTATCCCTTGTCTAGGGAGGAACGAAATTAGCTCGTTTTTTAAAAGGAATCGAAAATGCCTTTGTCAACCTAAGCACAAAACAGGTATATTTATTAGTTGACTGTGAGTtgcacctagagagagagagagagagagagagagagagagagagagaggagagagtggtggttggtggggggagggggtaatataccttcaaaatatatattttcacattataaaAAAGAAGGCACGATTTCATCTAGGAATATTCAACCCTTTGAGTTGAAACCATTCGTCCTATATTctttcaataatctctctctctctctctctctctctctctctctctctctctctctctctctctctctctctctctctctccttcatcagTTACAGATAAATACAGCATTAAATACATCAACCTCTGACTTTCAACTATTGAATTCCACGAACTAGACTTCATGAAATATGAAACCTTTTTCCATCAGGATTTTTGttattatacgaaaaaaaaaaaaaattttccgctGAGGtttttttcagcatttcttcTGATAAGACTTCCatggtttcagttttttttatattccatataacAGAAGTCTTTCGAAAAATTGCAGCGCTAATTAATTCCGCCTGCTCTGTCATTTGATGTTCAAATTCAATTATGTTTAGAgaattttataacataaaaagcgcgactaattattttttaaaccaaCGCTCACCGGATATAATTATACGCAATTCATCTTTATTCATCTCATAACCATCGTTGATGACTTCTGTATAACGATCTGTTTCATAAATCATTAAATCGTATGTCAACATTAACCTACAACAGAACAGACATAAACATTCACACCTAAATTCATCTACATCGAAAAAAGCATCTggattttatttgtcttttcattgcTAATATATTAAGTTACTTTACGCATGAAttcagtggcaaaaaaaaaaaaaaacataaaaaatgcgccaacttcggcgcaatcgagtttctgtacagccgctacaacgtataatcaaggccaccaaaaatagatctatcagtagtctcggtataatgctttacgagccgcggcccgtgaaactttaaacacggtcctgtggtggcatatcctatattgttgccagaagcacgactatggctaactttaaccttaaatgaggTAATAACTActgatgttagagggctgcaatttggtatgtttgatgattggagggtggatgattaacataccaattttctgccctccagcctcagtagtttttaagatttgagggcggacagaaaatgtgcggacagaataaagtgcggacgaacagacaaagccggcacgatagttttcttttacagaaaactaaaaacaactcaTGAGCTGCATTCTAAGTCAGTGAATAATCAGGTTCaataaagaaataggaaaaagaaaaagaatcagggTCTTTGAAAACTCATGAGCTCAATTCTCATCCAGTGAATaatcagggtaaaaaaaaaatgataaaggatCAGGCTCACTGACTACTTCCATTTCCTTAGAAACCGAAGTCACTGACCTTCCCTCAAAAAAGGTCCTTTTCCCCAAAAAGGCCCTGATCGATTGCTGGTCAATTTCCCGCGAATGTCTCTCACTTACCGAATGGAGATTTTCCACACTGTCGTTCCGGGAGTCTAAGAGTCTTCTTCTTTGGGAAGCCTTTCCCGAGAGCCACTGGTGGAGACAACTCGCAAAGCCGGAAGAATGAATTGCTTGTTCGCTGTGGGCATgcaatagaggaatttatttccggcgtgcttggagagagagagagagagagagagagagagagagagagagagagagagagagagagagagagagagagacagtcagtaTTAGAGAGTCATAGTATTTTTGAGTCATAATtttatctatgatatatatatatatatgtatatatatatatatatatatatatatatatatatatatatatatatatatatatatatatatatatatatatatatatagtatatataaatatatatgtaaatatatatatatatatatatatatatatatatatatatatgtatacatatacataaatctatatatactacgtatatatatgtatatatatttataaatgtatgtatgcatatatgtactacGTTCTGATTTCCAATAAGAACTCGCAAGACCTCAGAATAGTTTTTACAATTTCATCTGATCGGCAgccaaaaaatttttcagaacgaAAGATGCTATAaaacagtttcataaaaaaaatccacacatgTAAGTGTTATTACGtaattaaaaaaacttataaaaacaacTCAATAACTCAATTGATTATgtgattttcattaatatataatgGGTTACTAATCGTCAGCGCGACTTACAACAAATATTAGCAGCCAGATGCTAGCAGCAGTGAGTTATATTGAAACCCAGAAACTATTAAGGTAAAACCTTTGGATGGCTTAGATGAAGCAGGAATTATGACATAGCATCACCTGACCAAAGGAAGTTCGATGCCTGTTGTGGACCTCGTGACTCGGCTGACCAAACGAATCGACTAAAGGAAAAGGATGAGCAACTGAAATTGAGCGAATAACAGTCTGTTAAGCACAGACACAAAcgacactttattctgtccgcactttttctgtccgccctcatctcaaaaactactgaggctagagagctgcaaattggtatgttgttcatccaccctccaatcatcaaacataccaacttgcagtcctctagcctcagtggtttttattttatttaaaggttaaagttagccatgatcgtgcttctggcaacgatataggataggccaccatgggtagcggctcatacagcattataccgagaccaccgaaagatagatctattttcggtggtcttgattatacgctgtagcggctgtacagaaaactcgattgcgccgaagaaacttcggcgcatttttcacttgttcatcTTTGACAACTTTCGTTCCAACATGTTGAAAATTCTCCgattaatgaaaaaatgaccAGATTCATCGGACTATTATACCTCCCAAAGAATCATATTTCATTTGGGataatatatcacatataatGGCCCATTGATTTCCATGAATGAAATTACCCCGCttgatttgatttatatttcGCTGTAACTACTTCTTTTGATGATTAATCTTTCAGACGAGCCCATTATTTTCAATCGTTTCGCCATTGACGATGTAACGACGTGGGTAGGCTTATAAATGCGACCATTCAGTGGAAAATCTAATGCATCTATTTGCGCTATTTCGCAAATCCTAGCGTAGCGAAAGCCCTGTATAGCAGGCTACCATCAGTaaagtaaatacagaaaaatggcTGCTGAGGCATAATTCCAAAACAGCTTTTATTTACAGCCTTACTTCCCTCAACTCAAACCGAAACTGGGTaaatttaatgcatctatttgaGCTATTGCATAAATCCTAGCTTACCAGAAAATGGCTATTGATGCATAATTCTAAAACAGCTTTTGTTTACAGCCTTATTTCCCTCAACTCAAACCGAATCTGGGTTCTCGAGGAGAATTTATACCCGACAAACTCGATCAACGATGGAGATCGAGGGCGGTAAAGACACACTCAGCCTAGTGAAAACTCGATCCGCGAAAACTCACGAGGAATGTGAAGAGTCTCCACAAGAATCTCTAACCTCCAACAGCCTCTCCGCAAGACTCTCTGGGTCTCTCGTAAAATTGGAGTCGAGAGCCGTGGTCCTGACTCTGACGTCCCCCTAAACTTGGCGCCGCTCCGAAAATGCTCCGAGGCTCGCGGGCCACTTGGAGCCTGTGACGTCAGGAAGCGACCTCGGAACGCGTTCTTTCCGGCCTGCCTCAGGGACTAGTaatgtcgttatatatatatgtatatatatatatatatatatatatatatatatatatatatatatatatatatatactatatatatatatatagcatatacacatacatacatacgatgtATGTATGAAACTCGTTGGTATACTCCTGTATCTGTACGTATTTTCACTGGTCTTGCAGTATTCGCATCTCACTGATTCCAGCATCCCCAACGAGCAAAATTTTCAGCACGATGCAATATTCGCCTTGAATTCCGGGCTGACTAATCGTTCCCGCCCTGTATGTAGGTCAGGCCGACTAATAAATCCACTTATTCCTAAGTCAAATCTACAATAATCTCAGTCAAAATCCGTTGCAAAATACTATGCTTTTAACGGAGCTGAATTaaggttgttctctctctcattgactggGTTCTGCCTGGTAATAGGTTTGAAGATAATATATTATGTTCTttgcattttcaatattaaaacagtatatgtaattataataaactcTGGTTATTGCAATTACAAGCGTAActggtgaaaaaaatatgtatcatataaGCTACAGCTCTTCTGCAGTTATTTCCAGTTTATTCAAGGTCATGGAACTTGAAAAATCTTGCAgtatttgagtctctctctctctctctctctctctctctctctctctctctctctctctctctctctcaaaaaaaaaaaaaaaaaaaaaaaaaaaaaaacacatgaatttCACAACTCACACCTCATCTGAAATATTGCTgggaatttataataataataataataataataataataataataataataataataataataataataataatatacattaacCAAGCTTGGAATGAACATCTAAcctgttgttcatttattttcaataacaaaatcagCAAAGCGAAAATAAGCCTGAACGCCAATCCTGAActgagaatataataataataataataataataataataataataataataataataataataataataataataattttatttcagcaattcagggggtgcgagaattgactgctgatttgaaaggggatgcatacattgaaaaaggttaagaaccactggtccaGGGCAACAAGAAAGTCTTTTATTTGCAGTGAATGTTATCTCCTGTATAGTAGGAATTACTCTTTAACGGTGCAGCCAACAATCGTATGTTATTGTACAGTAATATGAACTTGGCTTACTTCTGTAATCATATGCTATTTACACCTTGGGAAATAGCATATTAATAAGTTGTAAGAAATCTGACACGTTATATActgaacaataacaaaatattataacagactctctctctctctctctctctctctctctctctctctctctctctctctctctctattgctctGACGTGAAACAATACTATAtcacattttaatgtatttccaGTGGCCATAATTTTCATTCAGagtgaaatgaaaagtaaaaaaaaaaatttttgatggtCGGATTAAGACTGAATGAGAGAATGtcagtttttctgtctgtctgtctgtctgtctgtctgtctgtctatttcttTTAGACAGAGACATCTTCAGAAAATGGAAACTGCTCCCTTTGCcactctctgtcacacacacacacacacacagacacatccacacacacaaacacaggcacatGCACATGCAAACACACCAACACAGGCactcacaaacacagacacacagatacacagacacactcacacgaacgcgcacacacacagacacacagccacacaaaacacagacacacacacacaaacacagatacacagacacaaacacgaacgcacacacacagacacacacacacacaaacacagacacacagacacaaacacacacacgcacacacacacgcacaaacacagacacacagacacaaacacacacacagccacacaaaaaaacagacacacacacacaaacacagacacacacagccacacacacacaaacagagacacAGATACACcgacacactcacaaacacacacaaacacacacacaaacacttttgcGGACGCCATTAGCCGTCTGTTGCAAAACACCTTCAATATATCGATTCTTCTTCTCGATGtctgaaatgaaaaggttaaCGACACAACCGAGACGTGATTATTAGTCTCCTGCCAACGCTTTTGCGGACGCCATTACGTCGTCTCCGagtccttttcattttccctttttttgaaGGAGCTGCTGACGGTCCACgactatatatattacacacttacacacacatatatatacatacacgtgtgtgtctgtgtgtaactacttatgtgtgcgtgtgtgtctgcgtgtgtacGAACACTTAAAAACTGAGCATTTGCGTTATTAACATCACAGAGCCATTTGTCTGTCCCCCTTTTCCAGCAAAGATGTAAGAGAGAGTCAGGACGCACTGAAGTCTGGAGAGTTTACGAACCATGCAAGGTTGGACAGATTTATTGGGGAgataaaagggaaggaagagagagagagagagagagagagagagagagagagagagagagagactgccaacGAGGAATAATTATCCTTCGACAATCTTGTTAAAAGATATTGTAAATAGAACAGCGGttaatcaaacacacacacacacacacacacagagagagagagagagagagagagagagagagagagagagagagagagagagagctattcaagAATAATCTGACTTTGCTTGAAAGGCTACGTGCGAAGTTTGAGTAATTCGAGAATTTTAAACTGTTTAACTATTTCCTCATTCATTTATCGAAATGAGAGGAATGTTAAACAGCTCTGctcatacaaggaaaaataagttgGCTCTGATTTTGGCTGATATTGTTGGGAatgtgaacaagtaaaaaatgacaaagagttttctgtacagcgcataatcaacgccaccgaaaataaatctatcttttggtggtctcggtataatgctctatgagccgcggcccatgactgTTTAACcacggtggcggcctgtccttatcgttgccagatgcacgattatggcttactttaacgttaaatgaaataaaaactactgaggctagagtgctgcaatttggtatgtttgatgagtggagggtggataatcaacataccaatttgcagccctctagcctttactcattttcaagatctgagggcggaaagaacaaagtgcggacagacaaaattGCGGACGgaagacaaagcaggcacaatagttttttttacagaaaactaaaaatgccagagagtggaaaaagttaagtataccttagtttaaccagaccactgagctgattaacagctctcctagagagggctggcccgaaggattagacttattttacgtggctaagaaccagttggttacctagcaccgggacctacagcttattgtggaatcccaaccacattatagcgagaaatgaaattctatcaccagaaaaataaattcctcttattcttcattggccggtcggagattcgaactcgcggccagcagagtgctagctgagaacgaaacccactctcccaacgaggaactgatgaGGCGAGGAAATACCCCATATTTGGAATAAGATTAAATATGACATCCCAGGAAATAGTGTTTGTAGGAATTTTTGTAATAAGCGTTCAGACGGAATTCTTGATTGTGGTAAGTTTCAGTCTATAGAAAAGGGGTGAAGAAAACATGTAATTGAAGATGCAAATACACCACAAAAACCAAAATAACTATTTTTGGTTATAAATTAAATCAGAGATAGTAAATAGgttttaaaaatgatgatgatgaagactttTGGGAAGTTAGAAGTGAACGGTTCTGGAGAAGATATAAGCTGAATTATTTTCCAAAGATGGTGAATTTTGACAAATCAGTATCTTTAAgacaatatatacaattatcGAACGCGTTCGGCCTTTGCGAAGTTTCTGCCATGCAAATAgtttaaagttaaaacaaataGGAATTTCTCTACCTGACTGTATTGCAATAAATGCTATGAACAGTTGACTGAGAAAGCTTTACTCATTATGGATAATTGATAAACGACAGTAGGCCATGATGACCTGCTATCTATAGAAAAGTATATACTGATTATTCATACATCCATATACAGCAACAAATAAGGACCAACAATTTTTCCTGagttatatttcaacagagatctttcacgttcacaattgaCTCTCgattcccttttcctgccgagatccaccagattcgctgagcagcggcaccagtgtgcagtaaatgcgcctcgctgccgaacttctcagctccagaggtcctttactcctcacgccgttggacttgcggaacagtctcccagaggatgtcgtgcaattggtacttcagaagttcaagcgaagatgcaatgcattactaccctaatacaattctcaatttacttgcaaatttttttacctatttattaatttgttaatttatttgttcttttttaatgagtgatctctTTGTTTCTGTAGTTCCAATTGCCTTTtgttactttctaatgaacatcttctttggaagcttgaatttcgagtcaatagcccctttggtgggcttgttccatacgaacagggttcattttctgataataataaagataataatcacCAATGAATGCCAAAGAAGGTCACCATAAAAGAGTAATGGCGAGAGGGTTGCTCCTTGTTGCCAATACATATGGGTGGGCCCCTCGGAATCGCCAACCacctgtcttcacatgattacaGCCACATTAATGAGGAATAGTCATCACTCTTCCAACGGAGGATTTCTGTTCCAGTAAAGCCAGATAATATGGGAACACGATCGCAAACACTGTATTAGTGTGTCTGTACTAATTAGCATAGGGTCTCTCATGACATACTTCTTTGTGCACTTGGAAATAAACTTGCATAAAACCAGCAGTATCAGATGACAAGACACGTCGGGTCCTC is part of the Macrobrachium rosenbergii isolate ZJJX-2024 chromosome 9, ASM4041242v1, whole genome shotgun sequence genome and encodes:
- the LOC136841991 gene encoding GTPase activating protein homolog 4-like, which codes for MARLPVSHLEPSEPTRDQSVMQKKKEKEMKKKTKKEGGREEEEEEEEEERKKKKNERVRSMEGNALFPSTQTESGFSRRIYTRQTRSTMEIEGGKDTLSLVKTRSAKTHEECEESPQESLTSNSLSARLSGSLVKLESRAVVLTLTSP